A part of Cannabis sativa cultivar Pink pepper isolate KNU-18-1 chromosome 6, ASM2916894v1, whole genome shotgun sequence genomic DNA contains:
- the LOC133039367 gene encoding uncharacterized protein LOC133039367 codes for MTSNIDESLNAANLAVRELPITTLMESLRALIQQWTYTNRKKTQKTTTFLTPTTEKKLVDNFVDSLTENVKPINETMFEVVELSRSWVINLKEKTYSCNRFQLDELPCAHALAVIKEMNLNVYNYCSG; via the exons atgacttcaAACATTGATGAATCTCTAAATGCAGCAAACTTGGCAGTTAGAGAgctaccaatcacaacactgatggagtcattgagagcATTGATACAACAATGGACATACACTAACaggaaaaaaacacaaaaaacaacaacatttttaacaccTACAACAGAGAAGAAATTAGTCGACAACTTTGTGGactcattgacagaaaat GTAAAACCAATAAACGAGACCATGTTCGAAGTCGTTGAACTAAGCAGATCATGGGTCATCAACCTCAAGGAGAAAACATACAGTTGCAACAGATTCCAACTTGACGAGTTACCGTgtgctcatgcgcttgctgttataaaagagatgaacttgaatGTTTACAACTACTGTTCAG GTTGA